From a single Planococcus shenhongbingii genomic region:
- a CDS encoding nitric oxide synthase oxygenase encodes MNAVGTPNALLDEAIEFLSVCYYELGKNEQQLNDRIAEIASEIETTDTYRHTFEELEHGARMAWRNNNRCIGRLFWNSLTIFDERRQTTAEGVYDALVNHIEFAANKGKIRPTLTVFPPAANGEDAMRIWNHQLIRYAGYEKDGEIIGDSTSIEFTKQCEKLGWQGERTHFDLLPLVIQVKGEEPRYFEMPKESVIEVELEHPEFDRFAELQAKWYGVPIISDMKLEIGGIHYPMAPFNGWYMGTEIGARNLADEDRYNLLPAVAEVMGLNTESNRSLWKDKALVELNIAVLDSFQKAGVTIVDHHTAAKQFKSFEKKEDAAGRNLTGNWVWLIPPISPATTHIFHKPYKNDIVKPNYFFQKAPYSK; translated from the coding sequence TTGAACGCTGTGGGGACACCCAATGCCTTACTCGACGAAGCGATAGAGTTTTTATCCGTTTGCTACTATGAATTAGGGAAGAATGAGCAACAACTGAATGATAGAATTGCTGAAATTGCCAGTGAAATTGAAACTACTGATACGTATCGACATACATTTGAAGAGCTTGAACACGGTGCCCGGATGGCATGGCGCAATAATAACCGCTGCATCGGCCGCCTTTTTTGGAACTCATTGACCATTTTTGATGAACGCCGGCAAACCACTGCCGAAGGGGTTTATGACGCTTTGGTGAATCACATTGAATTTGCGGCGAATAAGGGTAAGATCCGGCCAACGCTCACTGTTTTTCCGCCAGCTGCAAATGGCGAAGACGCGATGAGAATCTGGAATCACCAATTGATCCGGTACGCCGGTTATGAAAAAGACGGAGAAATTATAGGAGATTCGACTTCCATCGAGTTCACTAAGCAATGTGAAAAATTAGGCTGGCAAGGTGAAAGGACGCATTTTGACTTACTGCCCTTGGTCATTCAAGTGAAAGGCGAAGAACCCCGTTATTTTGAAATGCCTAAAGAATCTGTGATTGAAGTGGAACTGGAGCATCCGGAATTTGACCGTTTTGCAGAGCTGCAGGCCAAATGGTATGGCGTTCCGATTATTTCCGACATGAAATTGGAAATAGGCGGCATCCATTATCCGATGGCACCGTTCAATGGCTGGTATATGGGGACGGAAATAGGAGCCCGCAACTTAGCTGATGAAGACCGTTATAACTTGCTGCCGGCTGTCGCGGAAGTGATGGGCTTGAATACCGAGTCCAACCGTTCGTTGTGGAAAGACAAGGCGCTGGTTGAGCTGAATATTGCGGTTCTGGATTCATTCCAGAAGGCCGGTGTCACCATTGTGGATCATCATACCGCTGCCAAGCAGTTTAAAAGTTTTGAGAAAAAAGAAGATGCGGCGGGCAGAAATCTGACCGGCAACTGGGTATGGCTGATTCCGCCGATATCACCAGCGACAACGCATATTTTCCATAAGCCGTATAAGAATGATATAGTCAAACCCAATTACTTTTTTCAGAAGGCTCCGTATTCTAAATAA
- a CDS encoding dicarboxylate/amino acid:cation symporter, with product MKKTSLTVKVLTGLVTGAIVGLLINLFAPGAFENLNTFLFVPLGQLFLSMISMLVVPLVLFSIILGTAGLGDPAKLGRIGFKTVTYFLVTTTIAIIIGLSLATIIKPGLAGDFDLGSASFESEEAPSVADTLLNIIPDNPLAAMTEGNMLQIIVFAVFIGLALTALGEKTKGIFNLIEQGNEVMMYLVGLVMKFAPYGTFGLIATAVGSQGFSAMKAMGSYMIVILAALFIHSVVTYGGTVAFLAKKNPIWFFKKFAPAMSVAFSTSSSNATLPVSMEVAQKDLGVPKSISSFVQPLGATINMDGTAIMQGVATIFIAQAFGIELTLVELATVVLTAVLASVGTAGVPGVGLIMLAMVLSSVGLPVEGIGLIIGIDRLLDMTRTAVNITGDAACAVYVAETEEKRLQKTEEVNA from the coding sequence ATGAAAAAAACGAGTTTAACTGTAAAAGTATTAACCGGACTTGTTACAGGTGCTATTGTAGGATTACTTATTAATTTATTTGCACCCGGAGCTTTCGAAAATTTAAATACATTTTTATTTGTGCCGCTTGGCCAACTATTTTTGAGCATGATCAGTATGCTTGTAGTACCACTTGTACTGTTCTCTATCATTTTGGGGACAGCAGGACTTGGTGATCCAGCTAAACTGGGGCGCATCGGCTTTAAGACGGTTACATATTTCTTAGTGACTACGACAATTGCGATTATAATTGGGCTTAGTCTGGCAACAATAATCAAACCTGGCCTTGCAGGAGATTTTGATCTTGGAAGTGCTTCATTTGAAAGTGAGGAAGCTCCTTCCGTAGCTGATACGCTATTAAATATTATTCCAGACAACCCGTTGGCTGCTATGACAGAAGGCAATATGCTTCAAATTATTGTGTTTGCCGTATTTATTGGACTGGCACTGACAGCGCTTGGTGAAAAGACAAAAGGGATCTTCAATCTTATTGAACAAGGAAACGAAGTCATGATGTATCTGGTGGGCTTGGTCATGAAGTTTGCACCGTATGGTACATTCGGATTGATTGCGACAGCGGTAGGGTCTCAAGGGTTTTCAGCGATGAAAGCAATGGGATCTTATATGATAGTAATTTTAGCTGCACTTTTTATTCATTCTGTGGTTACATATGGGGGAACGGTTGCATTTTTGGCAAAGAAAAATCCAATCTGGTTCTTCAAGAAATTTGCACCAGCAATGAGTGTAGCATTTAGTACATCCAGCAGTAATGCGACCTTGCCGGTATCGATGGAAGTGGCACAAAAAGATTTAGGCGTGCCAAAATCCATCAGTTCATTTGTACAGCCGCTTGGGGCGACTATCAATATGGACGGCACTGCAATCATGCAAGGTGTTGCAACGATATTCATTGCACAGGCCTTTGGAATTGAATTGACATTAGTAGAGCTTGCTACAGTTGTATTGACAGCAGTATTAGCCAGTGTCGGGACTGCAGGAGTTCCGGGCGTCGGCCTCATCATGCTGGCAATGGTCCTTAGCAGCGTTGGGCTGCCGGTTGAAGGAATTGGTCTGATCATCGGTATTGACCGCTTGCTTGATATGACAAGAACCGCCGTTAACATTACGGGCGATGCAGCTTGCGCAGTTTATGTAGCGGAAACAGAAGAAAAGCGTCTGCAGAAAACTGAAGAAGTAAATGCTTAA
- the rbsK gene encoding ribokinase translates to MITVVGSINMDLVVRTSRFPKQGETALGDLYTTVPGGKGANQAVAAARLGSEVHMIGAVGTDAFGDELLAGLKIESVHIEAVKRMPGTSGIANILLSEGDNRIIVVPGANHGLKAEEMDTFESQLSRSSMVIMQLEMPIPVIQRTLEICHQHGVPTILNPAPATGFTDSFLPYATYLTPNETEAEEMFGEDWEKALEQYPNRLIVTIGQQGARYFDGSRHVIVEGFTTEAVDTTGAGDTFNGALGVALAEAMPFEEAVRFANAAASLSVEKFGAQGGMPKREEVLARLKGERL, encoded by the coding sequence GTGATTACAGTAGTGGGAAGCATTAACATGGACTTGGTCGTGCGCACCAGCCGTTTTCCAAAACAAGGAGAAACGGCTTTGGGCGATCTATATACGACAGTACCTGGAGGGAAAGGTGCCAACCAGGCCGTTGCAGCCGCTCGGCTTGGAAGTGAAGTGCATATGATTGGAGCGGTTGGCACTGATGCTTTCGGCGATGAGCTGCTTGCTGGATTGAAAATAGAATCCGTCCACATAGAAGCGGTGAAACGGATGCCGGGAACAAGCGGCATTGCCAACATCCTATTGTCTGAAGGCGACAACCGGATTATCGTCGTTCCGGGAGCGAATCATGGTCTGAAAGCGGAAGAAATGGATACCTTTGAATCGCAGTTGTCACGAAGCAGCATGGTGATCATGCAATTGGAGATGCCGATTCCGGTTATTCAGAGGACTTTGGAAATTTGTCATCAGCACGGGGTGCCGACTATTTTGAATCCGGCTCCGGCAACAGGCTTCACTGATAGTTTTCTGCCCTATGCAACGTATTTAACGCCGAATGAAACAGAGGCGGAAGAGATGTTTGGCGAAGATTGGGAAAAAGCGCTCGAACAGTATCCAAACCGGCTTATCGTCACAATCGGCCAACAAGGGGCGCGCTATTTTGATGGCTCCCGCCACGTCATAGTTGAAGGGTTCACAACCGAAGCTGTTGATACAACGGGTGCTGGAGATACATTCAACGGTGCGCTTGGTGTTGCGCTGGCTGAAGCTATGCCATTTGAAGAGGCGGTGCGATTCGCTAATGCAGCAGCTTCCTTGTCTGTTGAAAAATTTGGTGCCCAAGGCGGAATGCCTAAAAGGGAAGAAGTATTGGCACGCTTGAAAGGGGAACGGCTATGA
- a CDS encoding HAD family hydrolase has translation MVKAIFFDLDDTLLWDKKSVAAAFQKTCEMAADKSGKDCTGLEEAVRQEASGLYAAYATYPFTQMIGINPFEGLWGTFEDEGADFQEMKKIVPEYRRDAWTRGLKRIGIDDPDLGQELAEYFPEARRQSPVLYEETLSVLDRLKGKYELLLLTNGSPALQNIKLEITPEIAPYFDHIVISGAFGKGKPDPAIFEHALAKFGYQADDVLMVGDNLMTDIIGAEKAGIRSVWINREQKAPHESITPTYEITHLEELFPILEKP, from the coding sequence ATGGTAAAGGCTATTTTTTTTGATTTGGATGACACGTTGTTATGGGACAAAAAAAGTGTTGCTGCGGCATTCCAGAAAACCTGTGAAATGGCAGCAGATAAAAGCGGAAAAGATTGCACCGGGCTTGAAGAAGCTGTTCGCCAGGAAGCAAGCGGCCTTTATGCTGCATATGCAACTTATCCTTTCACCCAGATGATTGGCATCAATCCTTTTGAAGGGTTATGGGGAACTTTTGAAGACGAAGGCGCTGATTTTCAGGAAATGAAAAAAATCGTTCCCGAATACCGGCGTGACGCGTGGACACGCGGTTTAAAAAGAATCGGCATCGATGACCCGGACCTTGGCCAGGAGCTTGCCGAATATTTCCCTGAAGCCCGCAGACAGAGCCCTGTCCTATATGAAGAAACACTTTCCGTTCTCGACCGCTTGAAAGGGAAGTATGAGCTTTTGCTGTTGACGAACGGTTCTCCAGCTTTGCAGAATATCAAACTTGAAATCACTCCGGAAATAGCCCCTTACTTCGACCACATCGTCATTTCTGGAGCATTCGGCAAAGGAAAACCTGATCCTGCGATATTTGAACATGCGCTGGCCAAATTCGGCTATCAGGCAGACGATGTATTAATGGTTGGCGACAATTTAATGACCGATATCATCGGAGCCGAAAAAGCCGGCATCCGCTCGGTATGGATCAACCGGGAACAAAAAGCGCCACACGAAAGCATCACTCCTACATACGAAATCACACATCTTGAAGAATTGTTTCCGATTTTAGAGAAGCCATAG
- a CDS encoding YebC/PmpR family DNA-binding transcriptional regulator, producing MGRKWNNIKEKKASKDANTSRIYAKFGREIYVAAKQGEPDPESNQALKVVLERAKTYSVPKAIIDRAIEKAKGGSEESYDELRYEGFGPNGSMVIVDTLTNNVNRTASDVRAAFGKNGGNMGVSGSVSYMFDHTAVFGIEDKTADEILELLMEADIDVRDIIEEEDSVIVYAEPDQFHVVQEAFKNAGITEFSIAELTMLAQNELELPEDTQVQFEKMIDAIEDLEDVQQVYHNVDLGE from the coding sequence ATGGGACGCAAGTGGAATAATATTAAAGAGAAAAAAGCTTCCAAAGACGCTAACACAAGCCGTATTTATGCGAAGTTCGGCCGGGAAATCTACGTTGCCGCTAAACAAGGCGAGCCGGATCCGGAATCGAATCAGGCGCTGAAAGTGGTACTTGAACGTGCGAAAACATATAGTGTGCCAAAAGCCATCATTGACCGGGCCATTGAAAAAGCAAAAGGCGGTTCAGAAGAAAGCTATGATGAACTGCGTTACGAAGGCTTCGGCCCTAACGGGTCAATGGTGATTGTCGATACATTGACGAACAATGTGAATCGCACAGCTTCAGACGTGCGTGCGGCATTCGGCAAGAACGGCGGAAATATGGGCGTCAGCGGATCGGTTTCGTATATGTTTGACCATACGGCTGTCTTCGGGATTGAAGACAAAACAGCTGATGAAATTCTTGAATTGCTGATGGAAGCGGACATTGATGTGCGTGATATCATCGAAGAAGAAGATTCGGTAATCGTTTACGCTGAACCGGATCAGTTCCACGTCGTGCAGGAAGCATTCAAAAATGCCGGCATTACTGAATTCAGCATTGCCGAGTTGACGATGCTTGCACAAAATGAACTGGAACTGCCGGAAGACACGCAAGTGCAATTTGAGAAAATGATTGATGCCATCGAAGATTTAGAAGATGTGCAACAGGTATATCACAATGTTGACTTAGGTGAATAA
- a CDS encoding LacI family DNA-binding transcriptional regulator: MTTIRDVAKKAGVSVATVSRYLNDSGYVSGEAARAVADAVKELKYELNPVARSLNTKKTNIIGLIVPDITNPFFPELARAVEDVALTYGYTVILCNSDENPEKEKNYIETLRKKYIDGFIVTSNQLDAPHYANIPLPIVALDRAINANIPTVASNNREGAGIGTRALLERGCKKILFLRGPEELNPANDRYEGFMDVIRHSGIEHHVAICPFHFTESEKIVESILQEQKDIDGIFASSDVSAAGALKAANTLGISVPDELQIVGFDGIAMGEMLSPGLTTVAQDIYKMGAIATRVLIKRIENQTEEQHFYEVPVELKIRGTTRSVEE, encoded by the coding sequence ATGACGACGATTAGAGACGTGGCAAAGAAAGCGGGAGTTTCAGTGGCGACCGTGTCCCGTTACTTGAATGACAGCGGATATGTCAGCGGAGAAGCAGCGAGAGCGGTCGCTGACGCTGTTAAAGAGTTGAAATATGAGCTGAATCCAGTTGCCCGTTCTCTCAACACGAAAAAGACGAACATCATCGGCCTTATTGTACCCGACATTACCAACCCTTTTTTTCCGGAATTGGCCCGCGCCGTTGAAGATGTCGCCTTGACATATGGCTATACGGTCATCTTATGCAATTCGGATGAAAACCCTGAAAAGGAAAAAAATTATATTGAAACATTGAGAAAAAAATACATTGACGGATTTATCGTCACCTCCAACCAGTTGGATGCTCCCCATTATGCCAATATTCCTTTGCCGATCGTAGCACTTGACCGGGCGATCAATGCGAATATTCCTACGGTAGCTTCCAATAACCGGGAAGGCGCTGGAATCGGAACCCGCGCGCTATTGGAAAGAGGCTGCAAGAAAATTCTCTTTCTGCGGGGACCGGAAGAATTGAATCCGGCGAATGATCGCTATGAAGGGTTTATGGATGTCATCCGCCATTCCGGCATTGAACATCACGTGGCCATTTGTCCATTCCATTTTACGGAATCAGAAAAAATAGTAGAAAGCATTCTGCAGGAACAAAAAGATATTGATGGCATATTCGCCAGCAGCGATGTGTCTGCAGCAGGCGCTTTGAAGGCGGCGAATACGCTTGGCATCAGTGTGCCGGATGAGCTGCAGATCGTGGGCTTTGACGGAATCGCGATGGGGGAAATGCTGTCGCCCGGATTGACGACAGTAGCACAGGACATTTATAAAATGGGCGCTATCGCCACCCGAGTTTTAATCAAACGGATAGAAAATCAAACGGAAGAACAGCATTTTTATGAAGTGCCAGTGGAATTGAAAATCCGGGGAACTACAAGGAGCGTGGAAGAGTGA
- the serA gene encoding phosphoglycerate dehydrogenase, with product MTYNILISDPLSEDGIYPLRQADGFNLVMETNLTPEQLGERIKDFDALLVRSQTQVTRDIIEKAKHLKIIGRAGVGVDNIDLEAATEHGVIVVNAPDGNTNSAAEHTIAMLMSMARKIPQAFYALRNQNWDRKSYVGVELKNKTLGVIGLGRIGTEVAARAKGQRMNVIAYDPFLTAEKAKKMGVDFGTVEDVLKAADFITVHTPLMKETRHLINAEAFKIMKDGVQIINCARGGIIDENALYDAIKGGKVAGAALDVFEQEPMVDFRLLDLPEVVATPHLGASTIEAQESVAVDVSKDVISYFTTGIVRNSVNLPSVPKEIMAKIEPYFDLAERLGRFLTDLSEGTAEEVHIHYSGELANVEVGPLTRNALKGLLKRHLGENVNDVNALYLANQKGITVNESKSTTAKGFTNLITMEVKSANGTRTAAGTLLNGQGARIVKVDNYLVDIVPQGHLVFIRHNDRPGVIGRVGTLLGEEGVNIATMQVFRSNAGGDAIMMLSIDKMAEDSGLAQLASMAEIEHVTAINM from the coding sequence ATGACATATAATATCTTAATCAGCGATCCATTAAGCGAAGATGGAATTTATCCGTTGCGCCAGGCCGATGGCTTTAACCTTGTCATGGAAACCAATTTAACGCCGGAGCAATTGGGTGAACGGATCAAAGATTTTGATGCCTTGCTTGTCCGAAGCCAGACACAAGTCACACGGGACATAATTGAAAAAGCGAAGCATTTGAAAATTATCGGCCGAGCCGGAGTGGGGGTCGACAATATTGATCTGGAAGCGGCTACGGAACATGGTGTCATCGTCGTCAATGCGCCGGACGGCAATACAAATTCGGCTGCTGAACATACCATTGCGATGCTGATGTCGATGGCACGTAAAATTCCGCAGGCCTTCTATGCTTTGCGCAACCAGAACTGGGACCGGAAATCGTATGTCGGAGTGGAACTCAAAAACAAGACACTCGGCGTTATCGGACTTGGGCGGATCGGTACGGAAGTGGCGGCGCGGGCAAAAGGGCAGCGCATGAATGTCATTGCCTACGACCCGTTCCTGACTGCTGAAAAAGCGAAAAAAATGGGCGTTGATTTCGGCACAGTAGAAGATGTATTGAAAGCGGCGGATTTTATCACAGTCCATACCCCTTTAATGAAGGAAACGCGCCACTTGATCAATGCAGAAGCATTTAAAATTATGAAAGACGGTGTACAGATCATCAACTGTGCTCGCGGCGGCATCATTGATGAAAATGCGCTGTATGATGCCATCAAAGGCGGAAAAGTGGCCGGAGCTGCTCTTGACGTTTTTGAGCAGGAACCGATGGTGGATTTCCGTTTATTGGACTTGCCGGAAGTAGTGGCTACCCCGCATTTAGGGGCCAGCACTATTGAAGCGCAGGAAAGCGTCGCAGTGGATGTCAGCAAAGATGTCATTAGTTATTTCACAACCGGCATTGTCCGCAACTCCGTCAACTTGCCGTCTGTTCCAAAAGAAATTATGGCGAAAATCGAACCCTATTTTGATTTGGCTGAACGGCTTGGAAGATTTTTGACGGATCTGAGTGAAGGCACTGCAGAAGAAGTTCATATCCATTATTCAGGGGAATTGGCGAACGTAGAAGTAGGCCCGCTAACGCGTAATGCCTTAAAAGGCTTGCTGAAGCGCCATCTCGGGGAAAACGTTAATGACGTCAATGCTTTGTACTTGGCTAACCAAAAAGGAATCACGGTTAATGAAAGCAAGTCGACCACTGCAAAAGGCTTTACTAATTTAATCACAATGGAAGTGAAATCAGCTAATGGCACAAGAACAGCGGCCGGCACGTTGCTGAATGGACAAGGCGCACGCATCGTCAAAGTAGACAATTACCTGGTGGATATTGTTCCTCAAGGACACCTGGTGTTTATCCGCCATAATGACCGTCCAGGAGTGATCGGGCGTGTCGGAACCTTGCTTGGCGAAGAAGGCGTTAATATTGCAACAATGCAGGTATTCCGTTCAAATGCAGGCGGAGACGCCATCATGATGCTGTCAATTGATAAAATGGCTGAAGACAGCGGCTTAGCGCAATTGGCAAGCATGGCGGAAATCGAACATGTGACAGCTATTAATATGTGA
- a CDS encoding quinone oxidoreductase family protein, which translates to MKAIVVKELGAPEVMQLLEVEEPKITPNQVLIQVQAISVNFADIKARQGQYHGTAPGAAFTPGLDCAGEIIEVGSEVTKCKPGQRVMAFPKEGSYAEYVAADEDLTYMVPDGMDIETAAASLTVGITAYNVIQKMARLAPGESILIHAAAGGIGSTAIQLAKIFGAGMIIGTVGSDEKKGIAKNFGAGHVINYVTGDFVEEVKKLTDGKGVDVILDTVAGENFEKSMKCLAPFGRIISFGHGNSGSVPGKITTADLHSSCRSVIGYSTGTYRKQRPEFLQEAAQRITAFMLEKKLEMAISKRFPLAEASEAHAHIESRKSIGKILLIP; encoded by the coding sequence ATGAAAGCAATCGTTGTGAAGGAACTGGGAGCGCCTGAAGTCATGCAGCTTCTGGAAGTGGAAGAACCGAAAATTACGCCGAACCAGGTGCTGATACAAGTACAGGCAATCAGCGTGAATTTTGCAGATATCAAAGCGCGCCAAGGACAATACCATGGAACAGCGCCGGGAGCAGCGTTTACTCCGGGGCTGGACTGTGCAGGGGAAATTATCGAAGTGGGAAGTGAAGTAACGAAGTGTAAGCCGGGGCAGCGGGTGATGGCATTTCCAAAAGAAGGGTCTTACGCTGAGTACGTGGCAGCGGACGAAGATTTGACTTATATGGTTCCGGATGGAATGGATATCGAAACGGCCGCAGCTTCGCTGACCGTGGGAATTACCGCGTACAACGTCATACAAAAAATGGCGCGGCTCGCTCCGGGAGAGAGCATCCTGATCCATGCGGCGGCAGGCGGCATCGGCTCGACGGCGATTCAGTTAGCCAAAATCTTCGGTGCAGGAATGATTATTGGAACGGTTGGCAGTGACGAAAAAAAGGGCATCGCCAAAAACTTTGGGGCTGGCCATGTAATCAATTACGTGACAGGAGATTTTGTAGAAGAAGTGAAAAAATTGACGGACGGCAAAGGGGTGGATGTCATTCTGGATACTGTTGCTGGAGAGAATTTTGAGAAAAGCATGAAATGCCTGGCTCCGTTTGGCAGAATCATTTCTTTTGGCCATGGAAATTCAGGGTCTGTGCCGGGAAAAATCACGACTGCTGATCTGCATTCCAGCTGCCGCTCAGTCATCGGCTACAGTACAGGAACTTACCGCAAACAGCGGCCGGAATTTTTACAGGAAGCAGCACAAAGAATAACGGCATTCATGCTTGAGAAAAAGCTCGAAATGGCCATCTCAAAACGCTTTCCGTTAGCGGAAGCTTCAGAAGCGCATGCCCACATTGAAAGCAGAAAAAGCATCGGCAAGATATTGCTGATACCCTAG
- a CDS encoding TetR/AcrR family transcriptional regulator: MNLREKKAAKKREDILRSASLVISRKGFHHTTMEDIAAELLMTKGSLYYYFKNKEELLFQCHDLILSNAFNQLEDIYGKEISSGEKMKAAIKVHLDIAIQEKEIFNLTVKPEQIFSEEYIDPIVKKRDAYAGLFDQMIQQGIQKGEFTVNQKKMARMIILGAANWIQVWYSPEGEFSKEEIEQIYADYLLKILT, encoded by the coding sequence ATGAATTTAAGAGAAAAAAAAGCGGCTAAGAAAAGAGAGGACATCCTTCGTTCAGCCAGTCTGGTTATCTCAAGAAAGGGATTCCATCATACGACAATGGAAGATATTGCAGCTGAACTGCTGATGACAAAAGGATCGCTTTATTATTATTTTAAGAATAAAGAAGAATTGTTGTTTCAATGCCACGATTTAATCCTGTCTAATGCTTTTAATCAGTTGGAAGACATATATGGAAAGGAAATTTCCTCCGGGGAAAAAATGAAGGCAGCCATAAAAGTCCATTTGGATATTGCCATACAAGAGAAAGAAATTTTCAACCTGACTGTAAAACCGGAGCAGATTTTCTCGGAAGAATACATCGATCCGATTGTAAAAAAGAGAGATGCATATGCGGGGCTTTTCGATCAAATGATTCAGCAGGGAATTCAAAAAGGGGAGTTCACGGTAAACCAAAAAAAAATGGCCAGGATGATTATTTTAGGTGCGGCCAATTGGATTCAAGTCTGGTATTCGCCAGAAGGAGAATTCAGCAAAGAGGAAATTGAACAGATTTATGCGGATTATTTACTTAAAATTTTAACATGA
- the rbsD gene encoding D-ribose pyranase — MKKLGMINRDIAASLASFGHTDLLVIGDCGLPIPKGVPCIDLSFRIGEPSFLTVLEAILEDFQVEAAFIAREITEGNREVETGILDQIEAGYISHEELKEQSKQAKLIIRTGEATPYANIILRSGVIF; from the coding sequence ATGAAGAAATTGGGAATGATCAATCGGGATATTGCAGCTTCTCTCGCATCATTCGGCCATACAGACTTATTGGTGATAGGCGACTGCGGATTGCCAATTCCAAAAGGTGTACCGTGCATTGATTTATCCTTCCGTATCGGGGAGCCTTCTTTTTTAACTGTTTTAGAGGCAATTCTAGAAGATTTCCAAGTGGAAGCGGCTTTTATTGCCCGGGAAATAACAGAAGGGAATCGGGAAGTGGAAACTGGAATTCTGGACCAAATTGAAGCCGGCTACATATCGCATGAGGAACTGAAAGAACAAAGCAAGCAAGCAAAACTGATTATACGCACAGGAGAAGCTACCCCTTATGCGAATATCATCCTTCGTTCCGGGGTAATTTTTTAA
- a CDS encoding SDR family NAD(P)-dependent oxidoreductase has translation MAGNKAIIITGGASGIGREAAYQLAKAGNAIVVADFNEEGAKETAANIKAQGGKAAAFKVDVSKAEEVEAMVDFAVDTFGTLNGLFNNAGIGLVKPLLEMDPASYHKVIDVDQHSVYYGIYYGAKKMVELGAKGTIVNTASIYGSMAAKGSFNYNAAKAAVVMMSKSGALELAEHGIRVVGVAPGFIDTPILGDNEEMKKALSALHMHNQLIQPEKVANVVKFLFSEEASAINGSTVAVDDGFLSFK, from the coding sequence ATGGCAGGAAACAAAGCAATTATTATCACAGGCGGAGCTAGCGGCATCGGGCGCGAGGCTGCTTATCAATTAGCCAAAGCAGGAAATGCAATTGTGGTAGCCGATTTCAACGAAGAAGGCGCAAAAGAAACGGCAGCAAATATCAAAGCGCAAGGCGGCAAAGCAGCAGCGTTTAAAGTGGATGTATCGAAAGCGGAAGAAGTTGAAGCGATGGTTGATTTTGCGGTTGATACATTCGGTACATTGAATGGCCTATTCAACAATGCCGGCATCGGCTTAGTTAAACCATTGCTTGAAATGGATCCCGCTTCTTACCATAAAGTAATTGATGTCGATCAGCACAGTGTCTACTACGGCATCTATTATGGAGCGAAAAAAATGGTGGAACTTGGAGCCAAAGGGACAATCGTCAACACCGCTTCCATTTACGGCTCAATGGCTGCAAAAGGCAGCTTCAATTACAATGCCGCAAAAGCTGCGGTGGTCATGATGTCCAAATCGGGAGCCCTTGAACTGGCTGAACATGGCATCCGTGTAGTCGGCGTTGCTCCTGGGTTCATTGATACGCCGATTCTTGGAGACAATGAAGAAATGAAAAAAGCTTTGTCTGCGCTGCATATGCACAATCAGCTGATTCAGCCTGAAAAAGTGGCCAATGTAGTAAAGTTTCTATTCTCTGAAGAAGCCTCTGCTATCAACGGTTCAACTGTTGCGGTAGATGACGGATTCTTAAGCTTCAAATAA